In a single window of the Longimicrobium sp. genome:
- a CDS encoding AraC family transcriptional regulator → MTTAALVNYRARMRRVLDHIDQNLDGDLGLAALARVAAFSKYHFHRQFAATFGITVHRYVQLARMKRASYWLAFRDDANITAVALDAGYEASDAFTRAFRDRIGQTPSAFRNSPDWERWREAFAPLSQARSKLMANYSAADVNIREVPETPVAVMQHRGDPARIGETIQRFIAWRRAAALPPKVSATFNVFHDDPRTTAPAKYRLDLCAATGSPIAANDHGVEAGSIPGGRCAVLCVVGSADDLEPAALFLYRDWLPASGEEPRDFPLFCQRVTFFPDVPEHAAITDLYLPLK, encoded by the coding sequence ATGACGACAGCGGCGCTGGTAAACTACCGTGCGAGAATGCGGCGGGTGCTGGACCACATCGACCAGAACCTCGACGGCGACCTGGGGCTGGCGGCACTCGCGCGCGTCGCGGCGTTCTCGAAGTACCACTTCCACCGGCAGTTCGCCGCGACCTTCGGCATCACCGTGCACCGCTACGTCCAGCTCGCGCGGATGAAGCGGGCATCGTACTGGCTGGCGTTCAGGGACGACGCGAACATCACCGCGGTCGCGCTGGACGCCGGCTACGAGGCGTCGGACGCGTTCACCCGGGCCTTTCGCGACCGGATCGGCCAAACCCCCTCCGCCTTCCGCAACTCTCCCGACTGGGAGCGCTGGCGCGAGGCCTTTGCACCCCTCTCGCAAGCAAGGAGCAAGCTGATGGCGAACTATTCCGCCGCCGACGTGAACATCCGCGAGGTCCCTGAGACTCCCGTGGCGGTGATGCAGCACCGTGGCGACCCCGCCCGAATCGGCGAGACGATTCAGCGGTTCATCGCGTGGCGCAGGGCGGCCGCACTGCCGCCGAAAGTGAGCGCGACTTTCAACGTCTTCCACGACGATCCCCGCACCACGGCCCCCGCGAAGTACCGCCTGGACCTCTGCGCGGCGACCGGCAGCCCGATCGCGGCGAACGACCACGGCGTCGAGGCGGGCTCGATCCCCGGCGGGCGCTGCGCGGTTCTTTGCGTCGTGGGCTCGGCCGACGACCTGGAGCCGGCCGCGCTCTTTCTCTATCGCGACTGGCTCCCCGCCAGCGGCGAGGAGCCTCGCGACTTCCCTCTCTTCTGCCAGCGGGTGACGTTCTTCCCCGACGTCCCAGAGCACGCCGCCATCACCGACCTGTACCTGCCGCTGAAGTGA
- a CDS encoding DUF1963 domain-containing protein: MTLQLLEGERDWLVAVVRDLPNDAPRLAYANWLESRAPDRARFLREFVRASASMEPDDFPRADGLPEEWLELVGFRLLERLSDSNVPDLKDSVLRLARPALRMKLGDAAGARTAEEAERRAEVGGTGIISRLLRLVRPAPEVVETTGGVPAAIPVGASRIGGHPDLPPNYPWPRGRDCSGMDAEETAGYDALAGFLAQVNLAEIAHTQAARDLPSAGVLSFFAFQDDDENNPDTVGAKVVYFPDPAVLVPTEPPEELAATNGFIPPQRLTFEETLDLPEYRSGPWSGEITPDPKVRYDALEYFNELNFENMLGYGRATSGDDPTPSKESRHLILLRTVYGVALHIQIDRDALAARRFDRFTLAWVDVDPGW; the protein is encoded by the coding sequence ATGACACTGCAGCTCCTGGAAGGCGAGCGCGACTGGCTCGTGGCGGTCGTAAGAGACCTCCCGAACGATGCTCCCAGACTTGCCTACGCGAACTGGCTGGAGAGCCGCGCTCCGGACCGGGCCCGCTTCCTCCGCGAGTTCGTCCGGGCTTCCGCCTCGATGGAGCCGGACGACTTCCCCCGGGCGGACGGACTGCCCGAGGAGTGGCTGGAGCTCGTCGGATTTCGGCTCCTCGAGCGGCTCTCGGACTCCAACGTACCCGACCTGAAGGACAGCGTCCTTCGCCTGGCGCGGCCGGCGTTGCGCATGAAGCTGGGTGACGCGGCGGGCGCGCGGACCGCCGAGGAAGCCGAGCGCCGCGCCGAAGTCGGCGGGACCGGCATCATCAGCCGTCTCCTTCGCCTGGTGCGGCCCGCGCCAGAGGTAGTGGAGACGACCGGCGGTGTTCCCGCCGCGATCCCGGTTGGGGCCAGCAGAATCGGGGGGCATCCCGACCTGCCGCCCAACTACCCCTGGCCACGTGGCCGCGATTGCAGCGGCATGGATGCGGAAGAGACAGCCGGCTACGACGCGCTGGCCGGCTTTCTTGCGCAGGTCAACCTCGCGGAGATCGCGCACACGCAGGCGGCCCGAGATCTCCCCTCCGCGGGAGTGCTCTCGTTCTTCGCTTTCCAGGACGACGATGAGAACAACCCCGACACGGTCGGTGCCAAGGTGGTCTACTTTCCCGACCCCGCGGTGCTGGTGCCGACCGAGCCGCCGGAGGAGCTGGCCGCCACGAACGGCTTCATCCCGCCGCAGCGCCTGACATTTGAGGAAACGCTCGATCTTCCGGAGTACAGGAGCGGACCCTGGAGCGGGGAAATCACGCCTGATCCAAAGGTCCGCTACGACGCGCTGGAGTACTTCAACGAGCTGAACTTCGAGAACATGCTCGGCTACGGGCGCGCCACGTCGGGCGACGATCCGACGCCTTCAAAGGAGTCGCGGCACCTGATCCTGCTTCGTACCGTATACGGGGTCGCGCTGCACATCCAGATCGATCGTGACGCTCTCGCCGCCCGCAGATTCGACAGGTTCACCCTTGCATGGGTGGATGTCGATCCCGGTTGGTGA
- a CDS encoding DUF1963 domain-containing protein, with the protein MTLQLLEGERDRLAAVVEDLPNDAPRLAYADWLESRAPDRARFLREFVRASASMEPDDFPRADGLPEEWLELTGFRLLERLAGSNVSDLKDSVLRLARPALRMKKGEAAGVRTAEEAEGRAEARGIGGISRLLRLVRPAPEVVETSSGGAPAIPAGASRVGGRPDLPPRFPWPRGGDCRAIYNDDTTGIERLAGFLAQVNLAEIAHTQAARDLPAAGMLSFFSFQDDDNPDTIGAKAIYFPDVSVLAPTTPPEELTAGNGIIPPRHLTFEETLDLPEYHSGPWSGEITPDPGAEYDALDHFSRLNFDNLLGYGRATSGDDPTPSKESRHLILLRNSFEVTLHIQIGRDALAARDFDAITLAWVDFDPGW; encoded by the coding sequence ATGACCTTGCAGCTCCTGGAAGGCGAGCGCGACCGGCTCGCCGCGGTCGTCGAGGACCTCCCGAACGATGCTCCCAGGCTCGCCTACGCGGACTGGCTGGAGAGCCGCGCTCCGGACCGCGCCCGCTTCCTCCGCGAGTTCGTCCGGGCTTCCGCCTCGATGGAGCCGGACGACTTCCCCCGGGCGGACGGACTGCCCGAGGAGTGGCTGGAGCTCACCGGATTTCGGCTACTTGAGAGGCTGGCAGGCTCGAACGTCTCCGACCTGAAGGACAGCGTCCTTCGCCTGGCGCGTCCGGCGTTGCGCATGAAGAAGGGCGAAGCGGCGGGCGTGCGAACCGCCGAGGAAGCCGAGGGCCGCGCCGAAGCCCGCGGGATCGGCGGCATCAGCCGTCTTCTGCGCCTGGTGCGGCCCGCGCCAGAGGTAGTGGAGACGAGCAGCGGCGGTGCCCCCGCGATCCCAGCCGGTGCCAGCAGGGTCGGGGGGCGTCCCGACCTGCCGCCTCGTTTTCCCTGGCCTCGCGGCGGCGATTGCCGAGCCATCTACAACGACGACACCACGGGCATCGAACGGCTCGCCGGGTTCCTTGCGCAGGTCAACCTCGCCGAGATCGCGCACACGCAGGCTGCCCGAGACCTTCCGGCGGCGGGGATGCTGTCGTTCTTCTCCTTCCAGGACGATGACAACCCCGACACGATCGGCGCGAAGGCGATCTACTTTCCTGACGTCTCGGTGCTGGCGCCAACCACTCCGCCGGAGGAGCTGACCGCCGGCAATGGCATCATCCCGCCGCGCCACCTGACGTTCGAGGAGACGCTCGACCTGCCGGAATACCACAGCGGCCCGTGGAGCGGGGAGATCACCCCCGATCCAGGGGCCGAATACGACGCGCTCGATCACTTCTCACGGTTGAACTTCGACAACTTGCTCGGCTACGGGCGCGCCACGTCGGGCGACGATCCTACGCCATCGAAGGAGTCACGGCACCTGATTCTGCTGCGGAATTCCTTCGAGGTCACGCTGCACATCCAGATCGGTCGTGACGCCCTCGCCGCCCGCGACTTCGATGCGATCACCCTTGCATGGGTGGACTTCGATCCCGGGTGGTGA
- a CDS encoding class I SAM-dependent methyltransferase, giving the protein MHTAARLCWGALAALFALPLAAQQPPGLDVPYVATPSEVVARMLALARPTRNDVLYDLGSGDGRIVIEAARRFGTRGVGVDLNPVRVEEATANARRGGVQNRVRFRQQDLFETDLRSASIVTLYLLPRVNLELRPKLFEQLRPGTRVVSHAFGMGDWRPDSVAEVKVNQGIGRAMVYAWTIPAKVAGRWALTTPEGRRVPLQLRQRFQRFTGPGVSGRLAGERIDFTLTERVNGRPVTRRFSGRVTGGGMSGRGAGGGAWRAVRVPPGVPR; this is encoded by the coding sequence GTGCACACCGCCGCTCGACTTTGCTGGGGCGCCCTCGCGGCGCTCTTTGCACTCCCCCTGGCGGCGCAGCAGCCGCCGGGGCTGGACGTACCCTACGTCGCGACGCCTTCCGAGGTAGTCGCGCGGATGCTCGCGCTCGCCAGGCCGACGCGCAACGACGTGCTGTACGACCTGGGCTCCGGGGACGGGCGCATCGTGATAGAGGCGGCGCGGCGCTTCGGCACTCGGGGGGTGGGGGTGGACCTGAACCCGGTGCGGGTGGAGGAGGCCACCGCAAATGCCCGTCGTGGCGGGGTGCAGAACCGGGTGCGCTTTCGCCAGCAGGACCTGTTCGAGACCGACCTTCGCTCGGCGAGCATCGTCACTCTGTACCTCCTCCCGCGCGTCAACCTGGAGCTCCGGCCGAAGCTGTTCGAGCAGCTGCGCCCCGGCACCCGGGTGGTGTCGCACGCCTTCGGCATGGGCGACTGGCGGCCGGACAGCGTGGCAGAGGTGAAGGTGAACCAGGGCATCGGCCGGGCGATGGTGTACGCCTGGACCATCCCGGCGAAGGTGGCGGGGAGGTGGGCGCTCACCACTCCGGAGGGACGCCGGGTTCCGCTGCAGCTCCGGCAGCGCTTCCAACGCTTCACCGGGCCGGGGGTGAGCGGCCGGCTGGCGGGGGAGCGGATCGACTTCACCCTGACGGAACGGGTGAACGGGAGGCCGGTGACCCGCCGCTTCTCCGGCCGTGTCACCGGCGGCGGGATGAGCGGGAGGGGCGCAGGCGGGGGAGCGTGGAGGGCCGTGAGGGTACCGCCGGGCGTTCCGCGTTGA